In Oreochromis aureus strain Israel breed Guangdong linkage group 22, ZZ_aureus, whole genome shotgun sequence, the genomic window GCTCTGCAGGTGTGGGATTTGCAACCCGGCAGGTGGGCAACCGGACCAAGCCCAATTTAATAGTGACGGTGGACGACCAAGGGACTATATGCCTGAAGTCTCAGAGCACCTTCAAAACCACCGAAATCAAGTTCAAACTCAACGAACCTTTTGATGAGACGACCGCAGACGACAGAAAGACCAGGGTTAGAAAGACAGAACAAGCATTTACACAGCCTGACTTTTagattattaattatttaattattgatTTAATCTGTGCTGGACGTGACCACTTGTCTGTTTTGTGCCCTGCAGACCGTGGTGACTCTGGAGAGCGGCAAACTTGTGCAGAAACAGAACTGGGATGGCAAAGAAACGAATATCGAGAGAGAGATCACAGATGGGAAATTGATAGCGGTATGACTTTTTTTAATCCCCAAACTATCTGTTTAGAAGTTCTACGTAAAGTTATTTTACTTTTCCCCTGTTATAGATATTATTTAGTAGATTTAGTATGTTAATGTGTGTtaaaatatactgtttatacCCAATGATCCTGTTAGGATAAAAACAAAGGTATTTGTTTTAAGGTGAGGAGTTttacaggaaataaaaacatcacCACAACATACCCGAGGAAGATTTATacaattaaattttttaaataaataagtctCGCAGTGACTTCTTATA contains:
- the fabp4a gene encoding fatty acid binding protein 4a, which gives rise to MVEKFVGTWKMISSDNFDDYMKALGVGFATRQVGNRTKPNLIVTVDDQGTICLKSQSTFKTTEIKFKLNEPFDETTADDRKTRTVVTLESGKLVQKQNWDGKETNIEREITDGKLIAKCIMGDVVAVRTYVKEA